One Lutzomyia longipalpis isolate SR_M1_2022 chromosome 4, ASM2433408v1 DNA segment encodes these proteins:
- the LOC129794491 gene encoding odorant receptor 4-like translates to MLEEYHERLKGVIFTYFRIWRCEFLPDCGLKAIRAIETSIYPLNLAFGIFCVVWHFIYQMVDYGYDLALTIVYFFAIYQCAMVFSEIMINHRDRIFEMLRFFDGWLKDTEPLIAEIRKKYLLINIKLGLKWTKIFLFFITFVGISVNSFHLYISNFSAPMLFTIPGLPKESLFYYPVNVIYGTILYFSILENIMIADAVVMIMILYFKSEFYTLAELVTKLNDTTTARNEASRILRITHESHFVALVKVKEITQAFWQLYFHKLFAIMIYLCCTLYIFNSLNSSIFIAVLIVGAMTSQIFILCFFGQVIESSSELLFNNFYMTKWYEMKLRDQKDFLMLLVNLQKPVRIETFGFGNISIYTFVQICKAAATYAAFLYTVIN, encoded by the exons ATGTTGGAAGAATATCATGAACGACTCAAGGGAGTTATCTTTACGTATTTCCGCATTTGGCGGTGTGAGTTCCTTCCGGATTGTGGATTGAAGGCAATTAGGGCGATTGAGACGTCAATTTACCCACTTAACTTggcttttggcattttctgCGTTGTCTGGCATTTCATCTACCAAATGGTGGACTATGGGTACGACTTGGCACTCACAATCGTCTACTTCTTTGCCATCTATCAGTGCGCAATGGTTTTCTCTGAAATCATGATCAATCATCGGGATAGGATTTTTGAGATGCTTCGCTTCTTTGATGGTTGGCTAAAAGACACTGAACCACTCATTGCGGAAATTAGGAAAAAGTATCTCCTGATTAACATTAAGCTCGGTCTAAAGTGGACAAA gaTCTTCTTGTTCTTCATCACCTTCGTGGGAATAAGCGTCAACTCCTTCCATCTCTACATCTCAAATTTCTCAGCCCCAATGCTCTTCACCATTCCTGGACTACCCAAAGAGAGTCTCTTCTACTACCCCGTCAATGTAATCTACGGAACAATTCTCTACTTTTCCATTCTGGAAAATATCATGATTGCCGATGCTGTCGTGATGATTATGATTCTCTACTTCAAATCCGAATTCTATACCCTCGCAGAACTCGTTACGAAACTCAATGACACCACTACGGCCAGGAATGAGGCATCAAGGATTCTCAGGATAACCCATGAGTCCCACTTTGTTGCCCTGGTGAAGGTGAAGGAAATAACTCAGGCATTCTGGCAGCTCTACTTCCACAAACTCTTCGCCATTATGATCTACCTCTGTTGCACGCTCTACATCTTCAATTCACttaattcctcaatttttattgcgGTTCTCATTGTTGGTGCCATGACGTCACAAATCTTCATTCTCTGCTTTTTTGGGCAGGTCATTGAGAGTAGTTCGGAGTTgctcttcaataatttttacatgACAAAGTGGTATGAGATGAAGTTGCGTGATCAGAAGGATTTTCTCATGCTTCTCGTGAATCTGCAGAAACCAGTGAGAATTGAGACATTTGGCTTTGGGAATATTTCTATTTACACCTTTGTccag ATTTGCAAGGCAGCTGCAACCTATGCTGCCTTCCTCTACACCGTTATCAActaa